The window GACGTTCAGCGCGTGGCGGGAGATTATTTGTCAGTCCCAGCGATCATCTCTGACCTGTACCCACCCGGACTCGACCCGCACCGGAAAAATTGCGACCGGCTCATACGCTGGCGGCGCAAGAACCTCCCCGGTCTTGACCGAGAAGCGCGCCCCGTGACGTGGGCAGACGATTACATCGCCGAACAATGGGCCACCGGTCAGGCGGCCGCCGTCGTGGGTGCAGACATCCTCTATTGCGTAGAATTCGCCGTCCAGATTGACCACGGCAATCAGAGTTCCTTCTACCTCCAGACTGCGTGTTTCACCGGGCGCAAATTCGGCTAGCGCTGCGACATCGGTCCAGTCAGACATCAACTAGCGGCGTCAGAGCATGCCGAGTTGCAATCTGGCTGCCTCCGACATATTTTCTTGCGACCATGGCGGCTCCCACACCAGTTCGACGTGCGTGTCAGAAACACCGGAAACGGTATTGACCTTGTCTTCAACGGTCGCCGGAAAGGTCTGCGCAACAGGGCACCCCGGAGCCGTCAAAGTCATCTGGATATGCACGTCACCCGACGGCTCAATGTCGATCGCGTATATCAATCCCAAGTCATAAATATTGACCGGGATTTCCGGATCGTAAACTTCTCGCAGCGCGCTGATGATGTTCTGCTCGATCTCGTCTTGCGAGACACTTTTTTCCTGTACCTCGTTGCGCGCGTCGTCACTGGTAGCGTCGTGCTTCTTGTCGATAAGCTCATCCATTATTTCTTCCCAAGTTTGCTTGCCCGCTACTCGGTGGTGACGGGTTGATCTTTCTGATCGAGTGCCGCGGTAAATGTATGCCACGCCAGCGTCGCGCATTTGACGCGCGACGGATACTCGGCGACGCCGGCCAGCACCTTGAGCTTGCCGAGGTCGCCGCATTTCGCGCAGCCGTGACTGGTCACCGCGCTGTGAAAATTTTCGAACAATGCGCGCGCTTCGGCTTCCGTTTTCCCTTTCAGAGCCTCCGTCATCAGCGACGCGGACGCCGTTGAAATGGCGCAGCCGCTGCCTTCGAAGCTGACATCACTGATCACGTCCTGATCGAATTTCACATAAACCGTAATCTGGTCGCCGCATAACGGATTGAAGCCTTCCGCCAGACGGTCGGCCGCATCGAGCTTGCGGAAGTTCCGCGGCTTGCGGTTGTGATCGAAGATGACCTCTTGATACAGTTCGCGCAAATCCGACATCAGCGTCTCCGTTTCAACATTTCAATGTCGGTCGTTCACTTCCCGAACATTTGCCGCACCTTGGCGATGCCGGCGAACAGCGCCTCGACATCTTCGCGCGTGTTGTACAAAGCAAACGACGCGCGCGCGGTCGCCGGCACCTTGAAGCGCGCCATCAGCGGCATCGCGCAATGGTGGCCGGTGCGAATCGCAACACCCTGATGATCGAGTATGGTGCCGGTATCGTGCGGATGAACGCCATCGAGCACGAATGACAGGATGCTGGCTTTATCACGCGCGGTACCAATCAATCGCATGCCGGGAACATTCGCCGCGGTCGCCGTAGCGTATTCCAGAAGCTCGTGCTCATGCACGGCAATCGCGTCGAGGCCGATTGCGCTGACGTAATCGAGCGCCGCGCCCAACGTGATGACACCGGCGATATTGGGCGTGCCCGCCTCGAACTTGTACGGCAAATCGTTATACGTCGATTTCTCGAAGGTGACCTGGCGGATCATGTCGCCGCCGCCCTGATACGGCGGCATCGCGTTGAGCAGCGCGGCTTTCCCGTAGAGGACGCCGATGCCAGTCGGACCGTAGATTTTGTGGCTCGAAAACGCGTAGAAATCACAATCGAGATCCTGCACATCGACCACCATGTGCGGTACCGCCTGCGCGCCATCGACCAAAACCCTGGCGCCGAACCGATGCGCGAGTTCGATGATCTTTTTGACCGGATTGATGCTGCCGAGCGCATTCGATACATGGACGACCGCGACGAACCTGGTGCGCTCGTTGACGAGCTTGCGGTAATCATCGAACAGAAATTCACCGTCATCGTTGATCGGCACGACACGCAGCACGGCGCCCGTGCGTTCGCATAGCAACTGCCATGGCACGATGTTGGAATGATGCTCCATCGTGCTGATGACGATTTCATCGCCGGCCTTGACGTTTCGCGCGCCGTAGCTATGCGCAACCAGATTGATCGCCTCGGTCGTGCCGCGCACGAAGATGATTTCGCGGTCGCTCGCGGCATTTATGAAGCGCCGTACTTTGCCGCGCGCCGCCTCGTATTGATTCGTTGCCAGTTCGCTCAGGCGGTGCACGCCGCGATGGATATTCGAATTGGTCTTCGAGTAATAGCCGCTTTCGGCATCGATCACGACCTGCGGTTTCTGGCTGGTGGCGGCGTTATCCAGATAAACCAGCGGTCTGTCATTGACCTGCTGGCTCAGGATCGGGAAATCGGCCCGCCATTTGTCGGCGTCGAACCGACGCGGCG is drawn from Burkholderiales bacterium and contains these coding sequences:
- a CDS encoding non-heme iron oxygenase ferredoxin subunit, with the translated sequence MSDWTDVAALAEFAPGETRSLEVEGTLIAVVNLDGEFYAIEDVCTHDGGRLTGGPLFGDVIVCPRHGARFSVKTGEVLAPPAYEPVAIFPVRVESGWVQVRDDRWD
- a CDS encoding SUF system Fe-S cluster assembly protein, which produces MDELIDKKHDATSDDARNEVQEKSVSQDEIEQNIISALREVYDPEIPVNIYDLGLIYAIDIEPSGDVHIQMTLTAPGCPVAQTFPATVEDKVNTVSGVSDTHVELVWEPPWSQENMSEAARLQLGML
- a CDS encoding SUF system NifU family Fe-S cluster assembly protein, which produces MSDLRELYQEVIFDHNRKPRNFRKLDAADRLAEGFNPLCGDQITVYVKFDQDVISDVSFEGSGCAISTASASLMTEALKGKTEAEARALFENFHSAVTSHGCAKCGDLGKLKVLAGVAEYPSRVKCATLAWHTFTAALDQKDQPVTTE
- a CDS encoding cysteine desulfurase; protein product: MNQLNVLQRPPRRFDADKWRADFPILSQQVNDRPLVYLDNAATSQKPQVVIDAESGYYSKTNSNIHRGVHRLSELATNQYEAARGKVRRFINAASDREIIFVRGTTEAINLVAHSYGARNVKAGDEIVISTMEHHSNIVPWQLLCERTGAVLRVVPINDDGEFLFDDYRKLVNERTRFVAVVHVSNALGSINPVKKIIELAHRFGARVLVDGAQAVPHMVVDVQDLDCDFYAFSSHKIYGPTGIGVLYGKAALLNAMPPYQGGGDMIRQVTFEKSTYNDLPYKFEAGTPNIAGVITLGAALDYVSAIGLDAIAVHEHELLEYATATAANVPGMRLIGTARDKASILSFVLDGVHPHDTGTILDHQGVAIRTGHHCAMPLMARFKVPATARASFALYNTREDVEALFAGIAKVRQMFGK